The proteins below come from a single Corynebacterium cystitidis genomic window:
- a CDS encoding ABC transporter substrate-binding protein produces the protein MKLNKLIASVVGSALLLTGCSNESSTTTETTQAKGTITVTDQRGEEITIETPVERIASAVIPAPTIIAAVDGSWDRIVGINESLLKANQEGIISQIFPASVSTPVVSDRQFTPNMETILSQDPDVFIQWGDRSEDIIAPLDNAGIPTLGLEYGTQEDLETWITLFGEVLGKEDRSERLISWMHEEQEAVSEQVESLGKPKVRGLQMSYSDEAIKVDTEKHYAQHVFGLAGVENMASSAVSQDGVVSAEQILDWDPEIIFLSAFDEAVPDDLYNDPRLSEVTAVKERRVYRAPLGVYRWQVPSAESPLYWNYVAALAYPGEYEVDLPKMMRENISWIFNYDLSEEDIELILRTDINNGSANYDLVAQ, from the coding sequence ATGAAACTCAACAAGCTGATTGCAAGCGTTGTTGGTTCTGCTTTGCTGCTTACCGGTTGTTCCAACGAGAGTTCAACCACTACTGAGACCACCCAGGCTAAGGGGACGATCACTGTCACCGATCAGCGAGGTGAAGAGATCACTATTGAAACCCCGGTGGAGCGTATCGCCTCGGCCGTTATTCCAGCTCCGACGATCATTGCCGCCGTCGATGGTTCCTGGGACCGCATTGTGGGGATCAATGAATCGCTTTTAAAGGCGAATCAGGAGGGAATCATCTCGCAGATCTTCCCCGCTTCAGTTTCCACCCCGGTGGTGTCAGACCGGCAGTTCACACCGAATATGGAAACGATTCTGTCGCAGGATCCAGATGTGTTCATTCAGTGGGGTGACCGCTCTGAAGACATCATTGCGCCGTTGGATAACGCTGGTATCCCCACCCTGGGTTTGGAGTACGGCACCCAGGAAGATCTGGAGACGTGGATTACGCTGTTCGGTGAAGTTCTGGGCAAGGAGGACCGCAGTGAGCGCCTGATTTCCTGGATGCATGAGGAGCAGGAGGCGGTTTCTGAACAGGTTGAAAGTTTAGGTAAGCCCAAGGTGCGCGGCTTGCAGATGAGCTATTCCGACGAGGCCATCAAAGTTGATACCGAGAAGCACTATGCGCAGCACGTGTTTGGCCTTGCCGGGGTAGAAAACATGGCCAGCTCAGCTGTTTCTCAAGATGGTGTTGTGTCTGCGGAGCAGATCTTGGACTGGGATCCGGAAATTATCTTCCTGTCTGCTTTCGATGAGGCTGTCCCGGATGATCTTTATAATGATCCGCGTTTGTCCGAGGTCACCGCGGTGAAAGAACGCCGCGTCTACCGCGCCCCGCTTGGTGTGTACCGTTGGCAGGTTCCCTCGGCCGAGTCCCCGCTGTACTGGAACTATGTGGCCGCGTTGGCCTATCCAGGTGAGTATGAGGTGGATTTGCCAAAGATGATGCGTGAAAATATCTCCTGGATTTTCAACTATGACTTGAGCGAGGAAGATATTGAGTTGATTTTGCGCACCGATATCAACAATGGCAGCGCGAACTACGATCTGGTAGCGCAGTAA